Proteins from a genomic interval of Sporomusaceae bacterium:
- a CDS encoding diguanylate cyclase, with product MVISFVALMVATFGIIGYFAFANWQSSTERMVAEIQASTDSVIIGRVDGLIGATRHVNEANRNLIGRKAIALENKRERELFFASVLQATGDEVYSFTYGAESGEFYGARRNARDEIEVYENNALTGGRTRYYAVTSELAAGKLVHETEKFDPRTRDWYIIAKTAGRPVFSPIYKHFLIDDLAISAAWPIYDGNGALMGVLGTHITLSKMNGYLREVVKSQEAMAYIVEKDSGYLVANSQGWPNFAPQGAGGIRRLALAETENAAVVDAWRRYLEASGTAAPTMADKDGLFVKVTEYNRDGLNWLIITAIPKGPFMAGFMKSLQFSLLIAMLAIVLAILIYAKSTEIAFRPVYDLIRTTEKFSGGDFGERAQVVRPDEIGKLSVAFNRMADQIDALIHTLEERIRERTKRLEQTVRQLRDSEDNIRQLLDSTAEAIYGIDTYGNFTFCNASCLRMLGYGRSRELIGENMHRKLHARRSDGSDIAEEDCRIFQTLRDGDRVHADDEVFRRADGTVFPVEYFSYPQYRDGMIVGAVVTFFDISERKKTQAEIVYLSNHDQLTGLYNRRFYESELLRLDTPGNLPMTVAVADINGLKLVNDSLGHAVGDKLLVKAAAALTGGCRDSDVIARLGGDEFVIIMPRTGAAAAEQVIRSIKAIAAGETVGSVAVSLSFGYCTKTAAEEAIEEVVKKADDQMYRTKLFESPDMLGQTITTIIAALYEKNDIEEAHSRRVAELCRRTGEALGLPDGDVDALANAGLLHDIGKIAIADEILNKPGKLTEVEWAEIRRHPEIGYRILRTVNHLSEMADYVLAHHERWDGGGYPKGSTGAEIPLPARIIHIADAYDAMTSYRSFRGAMTDEEAVAELRLGAGRQFDPALVEIFVEKVLGESVQG from the coding sequence ATGGTGATATCTTTCGTTGCGCTGATGGTGGCGACGTTCGGCATCATCGGCTATTTCGCGTTCGCCAACTGGCAATCTTCCACCGAGCGGATGGTGGCCGAGATCCAGGCCAGCACGGACAGCGTGATTATCGGCCGTGTCGACGGCCTGATCGGCGCCACCCGCCATGTCAACGAGGCCAACCGCAACCTGATCGGCCGGAAGGCGATCGCTCTGGAGAATAAACGCGAACGCGAGCTGTTTTTCGCCAGTGTGCTCCAGGCGACGGGCGACGAGGTTTACAGCTTCACGTACGGCGCGGAGAGCGGCGAATTCTACGGGGCGCGCCGCAACGCGCGGGACGAGATCGAGGTGTACGAGAACAACGCGCTGACCGGCGGCAGAACCCGCTATTACGCCGTGACGTCCGAGCTTGCGGCCGGGAAGCTGGTGCACGAGACGGAGAAATTCGACCCCCGGACAAGGGATTGGTATATAATCGCCAAGACGGCCGGCAGACCGGTGTTTTCCCCTATCTATAAACATTTTTTGATCGACGATCTGGCGATTTCGGCGGCCTGGCCGATATATGACGGGAACGGCGCTCTCATGGGTGTGCTGGGAACGCACATAACGCTGTCGAAGATGAACGGCTACCTGCGCGAGGTCGTGAAGAGCCAGGAGGCGATGGCGTATATCGTCGAGAAGGACAGCGGCTATCTGGTGGCGAATTCGCAGGGCTGGCCGAACTTTGCGCCGCAGGGCGCCGGCGGCATCAGGAGGCTCGCGCTCGCGGAGACCGAGAACGCGGCGGTCGTGGATGCCTGGCGGCGGTACCTGGAAGCGTCAGGAACCGCCGCGCCGACGATGGCGGATAAGGACGGGCTGTTTGTCAAGGTGACCGAGTACAACCGGGACGGCCTTAACTGGCTGATAATCACGGCTATCCCGAAAGGCCCGTTTATGGCGGGGTTCATGAAGAGCCTCCAGTTTTCGCTGCTTATCGCGATGCTCGCCATCGTGCTGGCTATTCTGATTTATGCGAAGAGCACGGAGATCGCCTTCAGGCCGGTTTATGACCTGATAAGGACGACGGAGAAGTTTTCGGGGGGCGATTTCGGCGAGCGCGCCCAGGTGGTGCGGCCGGACGAGATCGGCAAGCTGTCGGTCGCCTTCAACAGGATGGCCGACCAGATCGACGCCCTGATCCATACGCTGGAGGAGCGTATCCGCGAGCGGACGAAGCGGCTGGAGCAGACTGTGCGGCAGCTAAGGGACAGCGAGGATAATATCCGCCAACTGCTGGATTCGACCGCCGAGGCTATTTACGGTATCGATACGTACGGCAACTTCACGTTCTGCAACGCCAGCTGCCTGCGGATGCTCGGGTACGGCAGGTCGAGGGAGCTGATCGGGGAAAATATGCACCGCAAGCTGCATGCCAGGCGCAGCGACGGCAGCGACATTGCGGAGGAGGACTGCCGGATCTTTCAGACGCTGCGCGACGGCGATAGGGTGCATGCCGACGACGAGGTTTTCCGGCGGGCCGACGGGACGGTTTTCCCGGTGGAATATTTCTCTTACCCCCAGTACCGCGACGGCATGATCGTCGGCGCGGTTGTGACGTTTTTCGATATCTCCGAGCGGAAGAAGACGCAGGCCGAGATCGTGTACCTGAGCAACCACGATCAGCTTACCGGGCTTTATAACCGCCGGTTTTACGAGAGCGAACTGCTGCGGCTCGATACGCCGGGCAACCTGCCGATGACGGTGGCGGTGGCCGATATCAACGGCCTTAAACTGGTCAACGATTCTCTGGGCCATGCCGTGGGCGACAAGCTGCTGGTGAAGGCGGCCGCAGCGCTGACGGGGGGCTGCCGCGACAGCGACGTTATCGCCAGGCTGGGCGGCGACGAGTTCGTGATCATCATGCCGCGCACGGGTGCCGCTGCGGCCGAGCAGGTCATCAGGAGCATCAAGGCTATCGCCGCCGGGGAAACGGTGGGTTCGGTCGCGGTGTCGCTTTCCTTCGGGTATTGTACGAAGACGGCCGCCGAGGAGGCGATCGAGGAGGTCGTCAAGAAGGCGGACGATCAGATGTACCGCACAAAGCTGTTCGAGAGCCCGGATATGCTCGGTCAGACGATCACGACGATCATCGCCGCGCTGTACGAAAAGAACGACATCGAGGAGGCGCACTCGCGCAGGGTCGCCGAGCTGTGCCGGCGGACGGGCGAGGCCCTCGGACTGCCTGACGGCGACGTGGACGCGCTCGCCAACGCCGGGCTGCTCCACGATATCGGCAAGATCGCCATCGCGGACGAGATCCTGAATAAGCCGGGCAAGCTTACGGAGGTCGAGTGGGCGGAGATCAGGCGCCACCCGGAAATCGGCTACCGCATTCTCAGGACGGTCAACCATTTGTCGGAGATGGCGGATTACGTGCTCGCCCACCACGAGCGATGGGACGGCGGCGGCTATCCCAAGGGGTCCACAGGGGCGGAGATTCCTTTGCCGGCCAGGATCATCCACATCGCCGACGCCTATGACGCCATGACGAGCTACCGCAGCTTTCGCGGCGCGATGACGGACGAGGAGGCGGTCGCGGAGCTGCGGCTGGGCGCAGGCCGCCAGTTCGACCCCGCGCTTGTCGAGATTTTCGTGGAGAAGGTGCTGGGAGAGTCGGTACAAGGCTAG
- a CDS encoding nucleoside deaminase, which translates to MKLCLLAVAFAALLTVQAAHVSAGAADNDGAYMRVAIAEAVHGVEQGEGGPFGAVIVKDGRIIARAHNQVLVTHDPTAHAEVQAIRKASSLLGRFDLSDCVLYASCEPCPMCLGAVHWAKLRKVVYGATRYDAAAAGFDDSYIYEVIQGKARVLQVAMERRPDDANATPFDLWKQKNDKTQY; encoded by the coding sequence ATGAAACTGTGTCTGCTGGCTGTCGCGTTCGCCGCGCTGCTGACGGTGCAGGCGGCTCACGTCTCCGCCGGCGCGGCGGATAACGACGGCGCCTATATGAGAGTCGCGATAGCAGAAGCGGTCCACGGGGTCGAACAAGGGGAGGGGGGACCGTTCGGGGCGGTAATCGTCAAGGACGGCCGGATAATCGCCCGCGCCCACAACCAGGTGCTCGTCACCCACGACCCCACCGCCCACGCCGAAGTCCAGGCCATCCGCAAAGCCTCGTCCCTGCTCGGACGCTTCGACCTGTCCGACTGCGTGCTGTACGCCTCCTGCGAGCCGTGCCCGATGTGCCTGGGCGCCGTCCACTGGGCCAAGCTGCGCAAAGTCGTCTACGGCGCCACCCGATACGACGCCGCTGCGGCGGGCTTCGACGACAGCTACATCTACGAAGTCATCCAGGGCAAAGCCAGGGTCCTCCAGGTCGCCATGGAACGGCGGCCCGACGACGCCAACGCCACGCCTTTCGACCTCTGGAAACAGAAAAACGACAAAACGCAGTACTGA
- a CDS encoding peptidylprolyl isomerase, protein MNKTLTTILALIACLALILPGCATKAPQQPAQPEKKATPAPAAVNVGSPANSKATFETSLGTFKVELFEDKAPVTAKNFITLADKGFFNGLIFHRVIDGFMIQGGDPKGNGTGGPGYTIADEFAKDLRHASEGVLSMANAGPNTGGSQFFITLKATPWLDDKHAVFGKVVEGMDVVRAIGKVKTGPNDKPATDVVIKKITVAKPQ, encoded by the coding sequence ATGAACAAGACCCTCACGACCATCCTCGCCCTCATCGCCTGCCTGGCGCTCATCCTGCCCGGGTGCGCCACCAAAGCCCCGCAGCAACCGGCCCAGCCTGAGAAAAAGGCGACCCCCGCCCCCGCCGCGGTCAACGTCGGCTCCCCCGCCAACAGCAAAGCCACCTTCGAAACCTCGCTGGGCACCTTCAAAGTCGAACTCTTCGAAGACAAAGCGCCCGTCACCGCCAAAAACTTCATCACCCTCGCCGACAAAGGCTTCTTCAACGGCCTCATCTTCCACCGCGTCATCGACGGCTTCATGATCCAGGGCGGCGACCCCAAAGGCAACGGCACCGGCGGCCCCGGCTACACCATCGCCGACGAATTCGCCAAAGACCTGCGCCACGCCTCCGAAGGCGTCCTGTCGATGGCCAACGCCGGCCCCAACACCGGCGGCTCGCAATTCTTCATCACCCTCAAGGCCACCCCGTGGCTCGACGACAAGCACGCCGTCTTCGGCAAAGTCGTCGAAGGCATGGACGTCGTCCGCGCCATCGGCAAAGTCAAGACCGGCCCCAACGACAAACCCGCCACCGACGTCGTCATCAAAAAAATAACCGTCGCCAAACCGCAGTAA
- a CDS encoding TVP38/TMEM64 family protein produces the protein MRHYIQTAIRPAAGVYLAGFAALGILYVYGYGIERFRPETIGETMISLGYWGPCLYILGNIVRPFFFFPAIVLGIAGGLAFGPLWGAVYLVVGTVLGAALCFAAARLLGRDGLKRALPPWLPLAALDDKVARHGFRAILLLRFAPVLPWDAVSFLAGLSGVRFWPYLWATLLASIPGAVAFSCFGSALMGPLSAALAVAALIAAACLYPRFRSRRG, from the coding sequence GTGAGACACTACATCCAAACCGCGATCAGGCCGGCGGCCGGCGTATACCTCGCCGGCTTCGCCGCCCTGGGAATACTATACGTATACGGCTACGGCATCGAACGGTTCAGGCCCGAGACGATCGGCGAAACGATGATCTCCCTGGGATACTGGGGCCCCTGCCTCTACATCCTCGGCAACATCGTCCGGCCGTTCTTCTTTTTCCCCGCCATCGTCCTCGGCATCGCCGGCGGCCTGGCCTTCGGCCCGCTGTGGGGCGCCGTCTACCTCGTCGTCGGCACCGTCCTAGGGGCGGCCCTCTGCTTCGCCGCCGCCCGCCTGCTCGGCCGCGACGGACTAAAACGGGCCTTGCCGCCCTGGCTGCCGCTCGCCGCCCTCGACGACAAAGTCGCGCGCCACGGCTTCAGAGCCATCCTGCTGCTGCGCTTCGCCCCCGTCCTGCCGTGGGACGCCGTCAGCTTCCTTGCCGGCCTGTCGGGCGTACGGTTCTGGCCCTACCTCTGGGCCACGCTGCTCGCCAGCATCCCCGGCGCGGTCGCCTTCAGCTGCTTCGGCAGCGCCCTTATGGGCCCCCTGTCCGCCGCCCTGGCCGTCGCCGCCCTCATCGCCGCCGCCTGCCTATACCCGCGTTTCCGCAGCCGCCGCGGCTGA
- the nifJ gene encoding pyruvate:ferredoxin (flavodoxin) oxidoreductase: MAKMKTMDGNCAAAHVAYAFTEVATIYPITPSSTMAEYVDSWAAEGRKNIFGQTVKVVEMQSEAGAAGATHGSLQGGALTTTFTASQGLLLMVPNMYKMAGELLPGVLHVSARAVAASSLSIFGDHQDVMATRQTGFALLAESSVQQVMDLSAVAHLAAIEGRVPFVNFFDGFRTSHEIQKIETWDYADLARLIDRDALAGFRQRALNPSRPCIRGTAQNPDIYFQGRESANEYYQALPAIVEKYMAKVKEVTGREYHLFDYYGAPDADRMIVAMGSACETIEETIDKLLAQGEKIGLLTVHLYRPFSIEHFLKYIPKTVNKIAVLDRTKEPGSAGEPLYLDVKNAFYGKSWQPVIVGGRYGLGSKDVVPAQIVAVYENLKAAQPKDGFTIGIVDDVTGTSLPLGADIDTTPAGTRACKFWGLGSDGTVGANKMAIKIIGDKTDLFAQGYFAYDSKKSGGITVSHLRFGKKPIKSPYLINKADFIACHNQSYVAKYDVIAGLKPGGTFLLNCIWDAQELDAQLPAAMKRYIANNNIKFYTINAVSIAREIGLGGRINMIMQSAFFKLADIIPVEDAVKYLKDSVTDEYGSKGDKIVNMNFAAIDQGTSAMVKIDVPAAWKDVKDAVAAAKAVPEFISKVVVPINRTEGDSLSVGVIKEMGMTDGTFPCGTSAYEKRGIAVEVPEWQLDKCIQCNQCAFVCPHACIRPVLANDDEMKKAPAGFTAKPATGAAGLQFRMAVSPLDCTGCGNCVQVCPAKEKALVMQPLDSQMPQQDLWDYAMSLSVKPNPMNKETVKGSQFETPYLQFSGACAGCLETAYARLVTQLFGDRMMIANATGCSSIWGASAPSMPYCTDKNGFGPAWANSLFEDNAEYGLGMYTAVKQIRERLAGKVAEAVAVSSGDLKAALQEWLDKKDIGAGTRERADKLAAALEAAKGANPLYAEILGYKDSFLKRSQWIFGGDGWAYDIGYGGLDHVLASGEDVNVFVFDTEVYSNTGGQSSKATPTAAIAQFAASGKRTKKKDLGMMAMSYGYVYVAQVCMGADRAQTLKAIAEAEAYPGPSLIIGYSPCINHGLKLGMGNSQLECKRAVEAGYWANYRYNPALKEMGKNPFSLDSKAPTADFIEFLMGEVRYAALKQEFPDVADQLFAKTAKDAAERLDSYRRLVKSYDEAVAEAAATQEKK; encoded by the coding sequence ATGGCCAAAATGAAAACCATGGACGGAAACTGCGCAGCTGCGCATGTGGCGTACGCCTTCACCGAAGTCGCCACAATCTATCCCATCACCCCCTCGTCCACCATGGCCGAGTATGTCGACAGCTGGGCTGCGGAAGGCCGCAAAAACATCTTCGGCCAGACCGTCAAGGTTGTCGAAATGCAGTCCGAAGCAGGCGCGGCCGGCGCCACCCACGGCTCGCTGCAGGGCGGCGCCCTCACCACCACCTTCACCGCCTCCCAGGGTCTTCTCCTCATGGTCCCCAACATGTACAAAATGGCCGGCGAACTCCTGCCGGGCGTCCTCCACGTCAGCGCCCGCGCCGTCGCCGCCTCGTCGCTCAGCATCTTCGGCGACCACCAGGACGTCATGGCCACCCGCCAGACCGGCTTCGCCCTCCTGGCCGAAAGCAGCGTCCAGCAGGTCATGGACCTGTCCGCCGTCGCCCACCTCGCCGCCATCGAAGGCCGCGTCCCCTTCGTAAACTTCTTCGACGGCTTCCGCACCTCGCACGAAATCCAGAAGATCGAAACCTGGGACTACGCCGACCTCGCCAGACTCATCGACCGCGACGCCCTGGCCGGCTTCCGCCAGCGGGCCCTCAACCCCAGCCGTCCCTGCATCCGCGGCACCGCCCAGAACCCCGACATCTACTTCCAGGGCCGCGAATCCGCCAACGAATACTACCAGGCCCTGCCGGCCATCGTCGAAAAATACATGGCCAAAGTCAAAGAAGTGACCGGCCGCGAATACCACCTCTTCGACTACTACGGCGCCCCCGACGCCGACCGCATGATCGTCGCCATGGGCTCGGCCTGCGAAACCATCGAAGAAACCATCGACAAACTCCTGGCCCAGGGCGAGAAGATCGGCCTGCTCACCGTCCACCTCTACCGGCCGTTCTCCATCGAGCATTTCCTGAAATACATCCCCAAAACCGTCAATAAAATCGCCGTCCTCGACCGCACCAAAGAACCGGGCAGCGCCGGCGAGCCCCTCTACCTCGACGTCAAAAACGCCTTCTACGGCAAGTCCTGGCAGCCCGTCATCGTCGGCGGCCGCTACGGCCTCGGCTCCAAGGACGTCGTCCCGGCGCAGATCGTCGCCGTCTACGAAAACCTCAAAGCCGCCCAGCCCAAAGACGGCTTCACCATCGGCATCGTCGACGACGTCACCGGCACCTCGCTGCCGCTCGGCGCCGACATCGACACCACTCCGGCCGGCACCCGCGCCTGCAAATTCTGGGGCCTCGGCTCCGACGGCACCGTCGGCGCCAACAAAATGGCCATCAAAATCATCGGCGACAAAACCGACCTGTTCGCCCAGGGCTACTTCGCCTACGACTCCAAGAAATCGGGCGGCATCACCGTCTCCCACCTGCGGTTCGGCAAAAAGCCCATCAAATCCCCCTACCTCATCAACAAAGCCGACTTCATCGCCTGCCACAACCAGTCCTATGTCGCCAAATACGACGTCATAGCAGGCCTCAAGCCCGGCGGCACCTTCCTCCTCAACTGCATCTGGGACGCCCAGGAACTCGACGCCCAGCTGCCGGCGGCCATGAAGCGCTACATCGCCAACAACAACATCAAATTCTACACAATCAACGCCGTCAGCATCGCCCGCGAAATCGGCCTCGGCGGCCGCATCAACATGATCATGCAGTCCGCCTTCTTCAAACTCGCCGACATCATCCCCGTCGAAGACGCCGTCAAGTACCTCAAAGACTCCGTCACCGACGAATACGGCAGCAAAGGCGACAAAATCGTCAACATGAACTTCGCCGCCATCGACCAGGGCACCAGCGCCATGGTCAAAATCGACGTCCCCGCCGCCTGGAAAGACGTCAAGGACGCCGTCGCCGCCGCCAAAGCCGTCCCCGAATTCATCAGCAAAGTCGTCGTCCCCATCAACCGCACCGAAGGCGACAGCCTCTCGGTCGGCGTCATCAAAGAAATGGGCATGACCGACGGCACCTTCCCCTGCGGCACCTCCGCCTACGAAAAACGCGGCATCGCCGTCGAAGTCCCCGAATGGCAGCTCGACAAATGTATCCAGTGCAACCAGTGCGCCTTCGTCTGTCCGCACGCCTGCATCAGGCCCGTTCTCGCCAATGACGACGAAATGAAGAAAGCCCCCGCCGGCTTCACCGCTAAACCGGCCACCGGCGCCGCCGGCCTGCAATTCCGTATGGCCGTCTCGCCGCTCGACTGCACCGGCTGCGGCAACTGCGTCCAGGTCTGCCCGGCCAAGGAAAAAGCCCTCGTCATGCAGCCCCTCGACAGCCAGATGCCCCAGCAGGACCTGTGGGACTACGCCATGAGCCTGTCCGTCAAGCCCAACCCCATGAACAAAGAAACCGTCAAAGGCAGCCAGTTCGAAACCCCGTACCTCCAGTTCTCCGGCGCCTGCGCCGGCTGCCTTGAAACAGCCTACGCCCGCCTCGTCACCCAGCTCTTCGGCGACCGCATGATGATCGCCAACGCCACCGGCTGCTCCTCCATCTGGGGCGCGTCCGCGCCGTCCATGCCCTACTGCACCGACAAAAACGGCTTCGGTCCGGCCTGGGCCAACTCCCTCTTCGAGGACAACGCCGAATACGGCCTCGGCATGTACACCGCCGTCAAGCAGATCCGCGAGCGCCTGGCCGGCAAAGTCGCCGAAGCCGTCGCCGTCTCCTCCGGCGACCTCAAAGCCGCCCTCCAGGAATGGCTCGACAAAAAAGACATCGGCGCCGGCACCCGCGAGCGGGCCGACAAGCTCGCCGCCGCCCTCGAAGCCGCCAAAGGCGCCAATCCTCTCTACGCCGAAATCCTCGGCTACAAAGACTCCTTCCTCAAACGCTCCCAGTGGATCTTCGGCGGCGACGGCTGGGCCTACGACATCGGCTACGGCGGCCTCGACCACGTCCTCGCCTCCGGCGAAGACGTCAACGTCTTCGTCTTTGACACCGAAGTCTACTCCAACACCGGCGGCCAGTCCTCCAAGGCCACGCCCACCGCGGCCATCGCCCAATTCGCCGCCAGCGGCAAGCGCACCAAGAAAAAAGACCTCGGCATGATGGCCATGAGCTACGGCTACGTCTACGTCGCCCAGGTCTGCATGGGCGCCGACCGCGCCCAGACCCTCAAAGCCATCGCCGAAGCCGAAGCCTATCCCGGCCCGTCGCTCATCATCGGCTACTCGCCCTGCATCAACCACGGCCTCAAGCTCGGCATGGGCAACAGCCAGCTCGAATGCAAGCGCGCCGTCGAGGCCGGCTACTGGGCCAACTACCGCTACAACCCCGCTCTCAAGGAAATGGGCAAAAACCCCTTCAGCCTCGACTCCAAGGCGCCCACCGCCGACTTCATCGAATTCCTCATGGGCGAAGTGCGCTACGCCGCCCTCAAGCAGGAATTCCCCGACGTCGCCGACCAGCTATTCGCCAAAACGGCCAAAGACGCCGCCGAAAGGCTCGACAGCTACAGGCGGCTGGTCAAGTCCTACGACGAAGCCGTCGCCGAAGCGGCCGCCACCCAAGAAAAGAAATAA
- a CDS encoding methyl-accepting chemotaxis protein, whose translation MFNIFRKNAPCEEALCILKNVEDRISGKPADPIAVAYPIHQRVLGNFDKLLASEAKMAGACKTMLGTVSALSEFDVRMTHSAYSLISFAQQMATLSESNLAIVEEITASMNDVNETIGQTSQKMLHLSAASQALIAKNDASIVQIGEINALKENVVTDTTLMHDQIGQLVEMTTRINDIVDGVAAIAEQTNLLALNASIEAARAGEHGRGFAVVAEEIRKLADSTKTNLNDMRVFVNNIQQAAHGGRESLGNTLRSTSSMNDKLDGIAGTIEENVAMLKTAVKDVDDISTLMVNIKESAQQVNQAMTLSAQDAEKLHGMTQAIHDDATQSAANAKQISKIDEELSGIVRDMVSALNGGIHAISNEELVASLLKAKEAHANWMRNLKKIADEMKAYPIQTNSKRCAFGHFYHAITITQPDVLREWAAIDDVHNQLHGMGDKMIAAVNAGEAYGAHSLYAQAEELSLQIAARIDAAIRVIESKGKAGEAVLRYA comes from the coding sequence ATGTTCAACATCTTCAGGAAAAACGCGCCCTGCGAGGAAGCCCTGTGCATCCTCAAAAACGTCGAGGACAGAATTAGCGGCAAACCGGCCGACCCTATCGCGGTCGCCTACCCCATCCACCAGCGCGTGCTCGGCAACTTCGACAAACTGCTGGCCAGCGAAGCCAAAATGGCGGGCGCCTGCAAAACCATGCTCGGCACCGTCTCGGCGCTCAGCGAATTCGACGTCAGGATGACCCACTCCGCCTACAGCCTCATCAGCTTCGCCCAACAAATGGCCACCCTCAGCGAATCCAACCTCGCCATCGTCGAAGAGATCACCGCCAGCATGAACGACGTCAACGAAACCATCGGCCAGACCTCGCAGAAAATGCTGCACCTGTCCGCCGCCTCCCAGGCCCTCATCGCCAAAAACGACGCGAGCATCGTCCAGATCGGTGAAATCAACGCCCTCAAAGAAAACGTCGTCACCGACACCACCCTCATGCACGACCAGATCGGGCAGCTCGTCGAAATGACCACGCGAATCAACGACATCGTCGACGGCGTTGCCGCCATCGCCGAGCAGACAAACCTCCTCGCCCTCAACGCCTCCATCGAAGCGGCGCGGGCCGGCGAGCACGGCCGCGGCTTCGCCGTCGTCGCCGAGGAAATCCGCAAACTCGCCGACAGCACCAAAACCAACCTCAACGACATGCGCGTCTTCGTCAACAACATCCAGCAGGCCGCCCATGGAGGGCGGGAGAGCCTCGGCAACACCCTCCGCTCCACCAGCTCCATGAACGACAAGCTCGACGGCATCGCCGGCACCATAGAGGAAAACGTCGCCATGCTCAAAACGGCCGTCAAAGACGTCGACGACATCTCCACCCTCATGGTCAACATCAAAGAATCCGCCCAACAGGTCAACCAGGCCATGACCCTGTCCGCCCAGGACGCCGAAAAACTTCACGGCATGACCCAGGCCATCCACGACGACGCCACCCAGAGCGCCGCCAACGCCAAGCAGATATCCAAGATCGACGAAGAACTCAGCGGCATCGTCCGCGACATGGTCTCCGCCCTCAACGGCGGCATCCACGCCATCTCCAACGAAGAGCTCGTCGCCAGCCTCCTCAAAGCCAAGGAAGCCCACGCCAACTGGATGCGCAACCTCAAAAAGATCGCCGACGAAATGAAAGCCTACCCCATCCAGACCAACTCCAAGCGGTGCGCCTTCGGCCACTTCTACCACGCCATCACCATCACCCAGCCCGACGTCCTCCGGGAATGGGCCGCCATCGACGATGTGCACAACCAGCTCCACGGCATGGGCGACAAAATGATCGCCGCCGTCAACGCCGGCGAAGCGTACGGCGCGCATAGCCTGTACGCGCAGGCCGAAGAGCTGTCGCTGCAGATCGCCGCCCGCATCGACGCCGCCATCCGCGTCATCGAAAGCAAGGGAAAAGCCGGCGAAGCCGTATTGCGGTACGCCTGA
- a CDS encoding AraC family transcriptional regulator yields the protein MGMLEKMNDALRYIEDNLTDDIDFKEAARRAYCSEYHFKRMFSSLAGVTLSEYIRRRRLSLAALELANSDVRVIDAAVKYGYGSPDSFARAFQALHGVTPSEARSGGQALKAYSRMFFQLTVKGGDEMNYRVEEKDAFRIIGVKRRVPIVFTGVNPDIAAMWKALDGEAIARLKSLSNVDPRGLIQASANFSEGRMEEKGELDHYIGVATTRPCPESLTSLEVPASTWAVFTAVGPFPDTLQNVWGRIYAEWFPSSGYELAEGPEILWNEHADFSSPDFRSEIWIPVARKSQSFIG from the coding sequence ATGGGGATGCTGGAAAAGATGAATGACGCGCTGCGCTATATCGAAGATAATCTGACGGACGATATCGATTTCAAGGAGGCGGCGCGGCGCGCTTATTGCTCGGAGTATCATTTCAAGCGGATGTTTTCTTCGCTGGCGGGGGTGACGCTGTCGGAGTATATCCGGCGCAGGCGCCTGAGCCTGGCGGCGTTGGAGCTTGCGAACAGCGACGTGAGGGTGATCGATGCGGCGGTCAAGTACGGGTACGGTTCGCCGGATTCTTTCGCCCGCGCTTTTCAGGCGCTGCACGGTGTGACGCCGTCCGAGGCCAGAAGCGGCGGCCAGGCGCTGAAGGCGTATTCGCGGATGTTTTTCCAACTAACTGTAAAAGGAGGCGACGAGATGAACTATCGAGTCGAAGAGAAGGATGCTTTCCGCATTATCGGCGTCAAAAGACGCGTACCGATCGTTTTCACGGGGGTCAACCCCGATATCGCCGCCATGTGGAAAGCGCTCGACGGCGAGGCGATCGCGAGACTGAAAAGCCTTTCGAATGTCGATCCCCGGGGACTTATCCAGGCGTCGGCGAACTTTTCCGAGGGGCGGATGGAGGAAAAGGGCGAACTCGACCATTACATCGGCGTGGCGACCACGCGACCCTGCCCGGAGAGCCTGACCTCGCTTGAGGTGCCGGCGTCGACCTGGGCGGTGTTCACGGCTGTGGGACCGTTCCCCGATACTCTTCAGAACGTCTGGGGACGCATCTACGCCGAATGGTTCCCTTCTTCGGGCTACGAACTGGCGGAGGGGCCGGAAATCCTCTGGAACGAGCATGCGGATTTTTCTTCGCCAGACTTCCGGAGCGAGATCTGGATCCCGGTCGCGAGAAAAAGCCAATCTTTCATAGGATAA